One stretch of Aquimarina sp. Aq107 DNA includes these proteins:
- a CDS encoding tetratricopeptide repeat protein: MERFKIFYLSGFCLALFISSCSQPPKLYKKEFSETVSQKYAKQFIEGLKGPYYQGTPEEHFHIQEAIILDTTFSDPHREMGAPRVKRGINTETMKKYKKAVELDPESWQGYRGYLYLYFYRDYDNAIKDFDELDALTPNFVDYPQSENIDFMRGVAYMMKKEYPKAQEYFKKFFDHESKSGDINYIESRAFMYYGITYFETGELEKALEKFELGIKYNKNADLMYWKAKTLKALGKNPIEIKKTVDVSKELLAQGYNSRRPYVEEFYQTYKEDIEELLTSMTSNK, translated from the coding sequence ATGGAAAGATTCAAGATATTTTACCTTAGTGGATTTTGTCTAGCACTATTTATTAGTTCTTGTAGTCAACCACCTAAATTATATAAAAAAGAGTTTTCTGAGACGGTTTCTCAGAAATACGCAAAACAATTTATAGAAGGCTTAAAAGGTCCATATTATCAAGGTACACCAGAGGAACATTTTCATATCCAAGAAGCTATTATTTTAGACACTACCTTCTCTGATCCTCATAGAGAAATGGGTGCTCCTAGAGTAAAACGTGGTATTAATACTGAGACTATGAAGAAGTATAAAAAAGCCGTAGAGCTGGATCCTGAATCTTGGCAAGGATATAGAGGATATTTATACTTATACTTTTATAGAGATTATGATAATGCAATTAAGGATTTTGATGAGCTAGACGCATTAACTCCCAATTTTGTAGATTATCCGCAGTCTGAGAATATTGATTTTATGAGAGGTGTCGCTTATATGATGAAAAAAGAGTATCCTAAAGCTCAAGAGTATTTCAAAAAATTCTTTGATCATGAATCAAAATCTGGAGATATAAATTATATAGAGAGCAGGGCATTTATGTATTATGGAATCACATATTTTGAAACAGGAGAGCTAGAAAAAGCTTTAGAGAAATTTGAGCTAGGTATTAAATATAATAAAAATGCAGATCTAATGTATTGGAAAGCAAAGACCCTTAAAGCTCTAGGAAAAAACCCAATAGAAATAAAAAAAACGGTGGATGTATCAAAAGAACTTTTAGCGCAGGGCTATAATAGCAGAAGGCCATATGTAGAAGAGTTTTATCAAACGTATAAAGAAGATATAGAGGAGTTACTTACTAGTATGACGTCTAATAAATAA